ATGTCTAAGATGGCTATAAGTGATACTCCTACGATCGTTGTTGATGCGAAGTAAGTTCTCCTTGCAAGGTACACTCATATTTCTTGTACCTACTGTACTTTTTTCAGGCATGAGGCAGAGAAAAGTTTATATGAAGAAAGTACATCTTATATAACGTCTAAGATGGCTATAAGTGATACTCCTACGATCGTCGTTGATGCGAAGTAAGTTCTCCTTGCAAGGTACACTCATATTTCTTGTACCAACTGTACTTTTTTCAGGCATGAGGCAGAGAAAAGTTTATATGAAGAAAGTACATCTTATATAACGTCTAAGATGGCTATAAGTGATACTCCTACGATCGTCGTTGATGCGAAGTAAGTTCTCCTTGCAAGGTACACTCATATTTCTTGTACCAACTGTACTTTTTTCAGGCATGAGGCAGAGAAAAGTTTATATGAAGAAGTACATCTTATATAACGTCTAAGATGGCTATAAGTGATACTCCTACGATCGTTGTTGATGCGAAGTAAGTTCTCCTTGCAAGGTACACTCATATTTCTTGTACCTACTGTACTTTTTTCAGGCATGAGGCAGAGAAAAGTTTATATGAAGATTCTATATCTGATATAACGTCTAAGATGGCTATAATTGATACTTCTACGATCGTTGTTGATGCGAAGTAAGTTCTCCTTGCAGGGTACACTCATATTTCTTGTACCTACTGTACTTTTTTCAGGCATGAGGCAGAGAAAAGTTTATATGAAGAAAGTACATCTTATATAACGTCTAAGATGGCTATAAGTGATACTCCTACGATCGTTGTTGATGCGAAGTAAGTTCTCCTTGCAAGGTACACTCATATTTCTTGTACCTACTGTACTTTTTTCAGGCATGAGGCAGAGAAAAGTTTATATGAAGAAAGTACATCTTATATAACGTCTAAGATGGCTATAAGTGATACTCCTACGATCGTTGTTGACGCGAAGTAAGTTCTCCTTGCAAGACACACTCATATTTCTTGTACCTACTGTACTTTTTTCAGACATGAGGCTGAGAAAAGTTTATCTGAAGATTCTATATCTGATATAACGTCTAAGATGGCTATAATTGATACTTCTACGATCGTTGTTGATGCGAAGTAAGTTCTCCTTGCAGGGTATACTCATTTTTCTTGTACCTACTGTACTTTTTCCAGAGATGAGGCTGAGAAAAGTTTATCTGAAGATTCTATTTCTGATATAATGTCTAAGATGGCTATAAGTGATACTCCTACGATCGTTGTTGACGCGAAGTAAGTTCTCCTTGCAGGGTACACTCATTTTTCTTGTACCTACTGTACTTTTTCCAGAGATGAGGCTGAAAAAAATGTATCTGAAGATTCTATTTCTGATGTAACGTCTAAGATGGCTATAAGTGATACTCCTACGATCGTCGTTGATGCGAAGTAAGTTCTCCTTGCAAGGTACACTCATATTTCTTGTACCTACTGTACTTTTTTCAGGCATGAGGCAGAGAAAAGTTTATATGAAGAAAGTACATCTTATATAACGTCTAAGATGGCTATAAGTGATACTCCTACGATCGTTGTTGACGCGAAGTAAGTTCTCCTTGCAAGACACACTCATATTTTTTGTACCTACTGTACTTTTTTCAGACATGAGGCTGAGAAAAGTTTATCTGAAGATTCTATTTCTGATGTAACGTCTAAGATGGCTATAAGTGATACTCCTACGATCGTCGTTGATGCGAAGTAAGTTCTCCTTGCAAGGTACACTCATTTTTCTTGTACCTACTGTACTATTTTCAGGGATGAGGCTGAGAAAAGTGGGTCTCAGGAGGTCATATCTGATACAACGACCCAGACGGACCAGATAAGTGACTCTTCTAAGATCGTTGTGGATGTGGAGTAAGTTCTACAAGGTACGATCATATTCGGGTGTGACCCATGGACCTCTTTTCAGGAATGAGGCCGAGAAAAGTGTGTCTCACGTGTGCAAAACGTATTTGACGACCCAGATGGCTGTCGATGACTCCCTAGAGATCGACTGCAGTAGGAAGTGAGTTCTCCAATGTACTTTACTTTCGCTTTCCTTAGTCTAATTTCTCCAGTGCCGAGGCGGAGGACAGCGTAGATCAGTGGCCACAGAAAGACACATCTGTTGCGGTTACATTCGTGGAGCCCAAGACTGTTGACACAGATGATAAGGGACCTGAAGCTGAAGAGCAAGTGCCCAATATTGAGGAGCCTGTCGATACGTGGGGCCTGCTCACGGGTCTACAAAACCATAAGACTGTCGCCAGTGAGTCGGATAAGGTCAAAAAGCAAGTGGGGTCGAACTCTTATCGCTCCGGACAGCTTCCCGTGTTTATGTGGGACTCCAGCTCGGAGGAGGACGAATCCGTAAAGCCTCACGTGGATATTAATTACGAAAATATCTTTGAGGACGTGAGCAAGCTGAGCGCGGTGGAAAAGCATCTGCAGCTGCTGTACAGACCCTTCAGCTGTGTGATCGAGATGATCTGCCGGTTCAACATCTTCGAGCTGTGCATCCTGATCTCTGACTCCAGCTACGATCCGGGCTGCCATCCCTCGGTCTCGGTCCGCACCGTCAATCCCACTGGCCTGGTCAAGATCTATGCGGGCGGCAAGATGGTGTCCACCGCCTTGACCGCCGAGTCGGCTCTGACCTGTCTGTTCAAGGTGGTGCGGATGGTGGAGGAGTTGGACTTCAAGATGGACGTGAATAACCTCAGTCAGAACATCGTCCACGCCTCCTTCTGCATGCCCTTCAGCCTGGACCTGGACCGTCTTTACGAGCAGCATACCACGAAGGTGACCCGCAACTGTCGCGCTCGGCCCTTCATCACCTACAGCACCGAGGGGGAGGACATAGTCTTTGCTGTCTTTCCCAGCGGCTTCGTCCTGGTCCTGCACTCGACCAAGCACTCGAAAACCCGGGCCGCCATCGCCGCCCTCCTGCCGATCCTGGCCCAGTACAAGGACGGATCCACGAAGCAGTCCGAGAAGCAGGGACGCGTCTGCGGCGACGTTTCCTTCAAGCTGTTGTGGGAGCACAGGCTCGAGCAGGACAAGGATAGCCAGCTCCTCTACTCCTAGAATACCCCCCGCCCCCCAACCGCTCTCCTGCTCCCCGATCATAGGTTGGGATctcgtttgttttgtttaatttcatttttgtGCTCTGAAATACCGTGAACATTTGTCATAAACCAAAGTTCCGCACGTGCACTGTTTACACTTTCGAGTTGTGAAACTTGTTTAAATACGTGATTTATTTACCAGCCAGCTGCTCCAGCTACATCCAGCTACAGCTGCTCTACCGACCACCGAGCAGCACTATAGGATAGGGCTAGGCCTGGTCCAGGCCCGGAGTCGCCTCAGACATCACCCGGCCAAAGTTGCGCCCAAACACACAGAACAACAAACAAATTGCTGGAGAAGTTACCACTGGTTTCTGGGCGGCAACTGGGAGCTGCAACAGGCGCATACATAAATAACGAAACATTTTCGCATTCTTGCCGCAACTTTCCAGGCAGGATGTCACATTATGCGGAACAAGTTGCTGGAGGGAAGACCTCGAATACATTTCCGACGTGCTGAGAGCACCTACCCGAATGGCTCTGAACTTTCCGCATAAAACTGTGACAGGAAGTCCCATTTTTTGTATTCACAAATCTGCTATGCGTAATTACTGGAGTTACATTTTTCAATATTATGGTTTCCGCTCATACGAATGAGTCTTCCCTGAGATCCACTTTCAAGCGATCTAGAGCTAGAACTAAATGGTGTTTTAGGCGCTGCAAACATTTGGGAAAGACCGAAGGCTCTTCCTTTGGCAGCAGTTCAGGAAAACCGATGATCCTACTGCCCTAAAAGCTCCTAAACTATATGAATGGGATAAAAAGAGTGGATTTTTGACTCTATAAAAAGACCATCACTATATATTTCTTCATTAAGTCCACGAGTGAGTGCACAATTTCGCTCAGAAGTTGCCGAAAGTTGCCCCCAGCAAAGAACTACTCGTATAAAGTGCCTTTGGATATCACCGATACACAGTACAAATGAACCAAAAAATCCGACGGCTCTATCTCTTTCAAGTTGAGGTTTTAAACTTGGTTGCCCACGGGCACTTATTGGCCAAAAATGAGCTGGGAAAAAGCCACCAGAAGGGGGGAAAAACTACAGATATGATGCAGAAATCGATGGCGATGAGCTGATGTTGTGGCAATCCGGGGAATCCGATTAAAAAGTTGCACCATCAAAGTTTAAGAAAGGAGATGAAAACAGGGACGGAGGGAGGGGAGATACGTTCCATGAATTATGCATTTTTGCCCAAGGACTTTTTGCTTCAAAGCTACAAATTATCCAGCTTGCCGGCCAACGAAAAGGGTTGCGGCTGCCTTTGAAGATTAGGCAACTCTGGCCGTGGGGCACTGGCATTCTGACTGTTTTCGCATTTATAAGTGAACACCGACTGCATAAACGTGAGGGACAGCCTGAATTCGAAGTGCTCCCCACAAAGATTCTGGGGGAAAAACCAGACCACTTTCTGGAGGGAGAAAAGGAAAATCTCCCATAAAGATTTTAAAACAGTGGCAACTGTCTTCTGGCGGTTAACCTCGCCCACAAAGGTGTCGCAAATGGACTTTTGCAATTTTAATAATTGCTCAGAGTGGCAAACTGGTTCGTTAACCATCAACGGGCTGGCTGGCCCACAGCCGGAAAGACTTTTTGCATATTTAACAAGCCGgaatttaaatgaaaattaatCCCACTCCaggagctgcagctgcaaTCCTCAGTACCGTGCCGCAAATGTGTTTGCTTTGAAAAACGAAAGACCAAACAAATTATTCCGTGTGCATATGGGATTGCCCGTTTGCTCCTCTGTTCTGCAGTAAAGGTTTTAATCAGCCCTCACAAGACGGCCCAAAAAGGATCTAAATAAATCAAACGGTTTTGTTGGGACTTGAAGCCAACTAATTCTGGTTTTTTGTCCCATATGTTAACTCCATCACCGAAAGGCCAAGAATGGGGATATATTAGTTTTGTgtagatgtgtgtaacatcAAAAAATGTTTGTATTGTGTAATCGATAAGCATCTATAGACGATTCCACAGAGATATGTCTCTCTGAACATCTGTCCACCCTTGCCTTGGTGAGTGCCTTtatctcagagactatcaACGCTAGAGCGACCGAATTTTGCATCCAGTCTCCTGAGATATCACACTGAAACAAGTTTTTTCTCAAAATCTTGCCACTACCTCCATAGGGCCTCCACACAGGATGAAAATCGGTGGCATCCACATGAAAAATCGGAGAAAACTGGCGGAGGGAAGCGCTTGGTATTGGTGTGGGAAGAGAGAGACAGTAGCGGAGAAATGGAAATAGATTAACGGAGTGCAAGATCTAACTATCGGTCCTGGTGCCTTTCTTTCTCTCTATGGGAAAAGCGCATCTCTCATGACAAGTGCGGTCTGCGTTGGCTGTCCTACCAATTAAACACCTTCCCCACAGGGGAACCCAACGAAAACGATACCaaaagacagacagagagatatattaaatatattaaaagaGTTCCATAAATCATAAGATTACATATAAACGGACAGAGCATCGGGTATACAAGTAGAGCTCTCGTTTTTGATGAACCAAAGATCTAGAAAACTGTGGGAAAAATACACAGCTTGCCCGAATCCCAGATGTGATTACAGGTGTCCATACCACAGACAATTTGTTAACctgcaaaaacaacaaaagcaaacatCGAAAGAGATTTTCGCAATTATACGGACTTTTTCCCTGTTCCATTCTGTGGAAAATTGGCAATTAGGCCTTGCTCGTCTCTAGCAAGAGAATGGCTAGAATGCAGGCAATGATTATTGGAAATTTTCTTCGGCACATGCCGGGCAGAACAAGTCCTCGTCCTCTGTCAATAGTCGTATCCTTGGGATTGGGGGCGAATACATAAATCTAAAATTCAAAGCGCCAATAAATTTTCATTTTGATAAACCCCCGTAAGCCTTTTCATGGCCAAAAACAAACTTCTGTGATTTATGAAGTTCTCGGCCACTTCCCTGCTCCTTGGGCAATAAAACACGCAGACTCGTCAGAGCCATCTATGAACACGATACGAAACTTTTGCCCCATGTCCCATGTCCCATTTCCCATCCCGTGCTCATAAGTATTCACATTTTAAAGACTCCATGCGCGCAAATAAAAAAGATACATATAATATTCACTAATGTTTATGGGGCGAAAGAGTGCTCTTTGCTGGCCATAAAAACGGAAAGTTCTCAAGTGTCAAAACAAATTACTTTTTAGTGTTCCTAAAAGCAAAGTGGGCTACCATAAAAGTTATTACAATAAAAACTGTTCATCTGTTAATACAATTTCCATGGAAAATCATCGATTTCAATTACAATATCGTTTGAGAGTCGAGTCGCCGGCCATGGGGCCACAGCTTGCGCTGATGTAAATCCATAAACAGAACAGAGACATGCTCGTCCCCTCTCAGATATTGCTGTATTGCTTTTCGCATGTGGTGGAGCACCAGGGGGGCGGCACGGGGCACATGTCATCAGGCCTGACATCTGCGTCAGCTGGCGATCAAAGTCAAATTAAATTGAAACAATTTTGTGACATCACGTCGGCCCCGGGCCCCCGGCCCCCTCTTCTAGTACTCATTTTCCTCTAAACAAAAAGACTTTTCTGCTTATGCCAATTATGGCAAGAACTCGGAAACGTGACCAATATGTGGGAATAATTTTCGGCGGCATTATTTTAGGGCTTAGAGAAGTCTCCCTGGCAACTGGCCAAAATTTAATGGCGCCACTAATGCCAAAGGGGAGCACCATAATATGCATgtgaaaaaggaaacaagcTTTTACCATAATGCGGTTTTGTGCGGATAATATAATGGTAAATTGCGTTTCAACCTGGATTTTCCACAGGAAAAACCAGCGAATGCTGGGCTAATCCATGGATTAGCTCGAAATGTATTCACAGACGCATTTATCTAATTTGCATTTACATTAATCGATTGACTTGGTGTTCCATTCATTTATTAATGTGTTAATTACTTTCATTAGTGGTCTGGCCACCACTGCGTATGCGCGATATCAAGCGCGGCATCAGTTGTTCGGCGAAGGCCGCATGGAAGCTTCGACCTGCGACGGAGGACATTACAAATATTACAAAACTATTTTTGAAAGGAATTTCCCAATGATTTCTACAAAGATTTGGCTGTTTTCTCCCACAGTTTAAAAAATGTTTCCGCTGGATAAAGAGATTCCGTATGTCCACCTCTACTACATTGGCAGGTACTACCTTCAGGTAGCTCCACGGGATTGTCGCGTTGCCGATGTCCCTCGTGGTCACCTTACGACTGCTGTTCTTGACGCACAGCTCAGCCCACAGTTCTCTCTGTATTTCAATAGGTACTTAATCCAGAACTTCAGCTGAGTCGCCTAGTCCTTAGAAGCTTTGGCGATGAACATTTTTGCTCCAAAGATTCCATAGTGTGGCTTTCGGTGCAGTCCAACACATCTGGGCGAGGTAGATGTCCCACAACAAGCGCCTTTTTATGATATTTCAGATACCCCACGCTCCATGGTTTGATCTCTTCTATGGCTCCTACTTTCTCTATTGGCTGCTTCTGCGTCTGGACAGATGTGCACTGTCTTTGTTATATATTCACAAATGAAAGTTATACACTTACAGGTGTCTGGTGCATGGCTTAGGGTATCCTCAGCGCTCTTTACTGGTGTATTACGGGCGGCTCTTGGACAAGTTGGGAGCCTGCTTCTTCGATTTACCACTCCTTGACCTAGCCAGCGATCGATTCAATCGATTTAAGCTCGAATCTTATGGGAAGATCTACCCCATCATTTGCTACTCCGTAAATTTTCCAGGCCTTTGAGCAGTAAGGCTAGTTGATATAAAAGTGAATAAATATCCAGAATTACTGGGAACTGCATGCAGAAACACTCACCCTTCCTATTGGCAACTTTCTCTGGTGTAAAAGCTCGATATGCGACCGGGTGCTGGTGATGGATGTCTTCATCAAAGCCACGACCTATCTGCCGTATTTGATCAGAGGGGACTCCAGCTTTAGTGAGTTTTAGCTGAGTCACTTAATAATTATAAATGGAACGTAGAACCCACTCCGACATGACAGTTACAATCGTTCCACTGATGAATAGTTGCCTCGAGTGCATCGAGTGTCGTTCACAACAATCACTTCCAGTTCTGACTACAGTATGAACTCATTCGAGTGTCTCACGCGACGTTGTCTGGCCGGAGTGTTCTGGCTAATGGGGCTAGTGCCGCTGCCCCCCAGCTCCCAGCCCTGCTCCCTGCTGCTGTCCTTGGCGATTCGCTGCTGTTGGATTGTGTACCTCGTATACCTGCTGGCAGTCGGCATCGGCTTCTGGTCGGTGGCCACGGAGAGTGTGGGCAATGTCGTGGGCACAATGCTCTTCATGGGCAGCACCGTTTTGggtctgctgctcctcctggagAGCGTGCTGAAGCAGAAGACCCACGGACAGCTGGAGGACCTGCGCTTCCAGTCgcagctccagctgcagcGCCTCGGGAGGTTCGGACGAGGACGCCAAGCCGCGTACCTGCTGCCTCTGATTGGGACCCAGTTCGTCTGCGATCTGGTGAGAGTCCTGATCAGCGCCGAAGTCGGGACAATGATATCCCCAGTGTTCTTGATCTCCCTGCCGCTCATGTGGCTGCTGCGCCTCCGCTACGTGCAGCTGGTGCAGCACGTGATGGATCTCAACCATCGCTCGCTCCAGCTGCGCCGCTCCCTGCTCGCCCTGGCCACGGGCAACGACCTCTGGCAGCCGTACGGCGTCCAGGAGTGGGCCCAGCTGCAGACCCTCCGGAAGACCTACCAACGCATCTTCGAGTGCTACGAGGTGCTTAGCGACTGCTACGGCTGGGGCATGCTGGGGCTGCACCTGGCGACCAGCTTCGAGTTTGTGACCAACGCCTATTGGATGCTCACGGGACTGTACGAGGAGCAGAACCTCTTGATCCTCACCTTCAACGGAGCCACCGCCGTGGACTTTGGCACGCCCATAGCCACTCTCTCGTGGTACGGCGATGCGGGGGCCGAAAATGTAAGTACACAGCTTGTAGTCTCTACCAATTAACACTGACAATGATGGATCTGATTTGTACGCCACTTGAGTGCCTAGCGAAGGGCTTGACTCGTGTCAGTAGTCATGTTTCCCTTGAGCAGAAAGCAAGCTTTCGCGCGAGTGGTCCTCAGGTTTCTCCACCTGGCGCTCTCCGCACTGGGCCTCAGATCCAGGCGACACAGTCGGCCTGTCCAGTGGCTTCagttctgctgctggctgtgctGGTACACAGCGATTTGGGCCCTGACTCTGCACAGAGCCACCCGGACCGAGGACTGCGATCTGGACTGTGTCCTGCGCTATGTCCTGCTCGTGTGTGAGACCGGGTCGCATGCCATTATCGTGACGAACAGCTTCCTGCAGCAGGACGACTCTGACTCGCTCGAGTGCTGTGATCCTGTGGTGGGTGTCACTGTAGTGGGCCTCCTGGTGCCCATCGTTGGAGCTCAGTACTTGGTGTGCTCCAATCTGGACAAGTTCTCGGCGAGAGTGATCTCGTATTACTGGAAGACACTGCCCAGCTTCCTGGGCCTGCAGTTCCAGATCATAGCATTCATCGCACAGGTCATGTATGTGAATCTGCGCGTCCGCCTGGCCCGTCGCCAGTTGCAGGCTCTGGCCCGGGAGCTGGCTTGTAGCTGGCCCCAGAGCAAGCTGCAGGCCATGTATCTGGACCATCAGACGGCTCGGTTAGTTGACCTGAAGCGGCGCTACAACGAGCTCTACCATTTGTACTCCCGCATCAACGAGAGATTTGGCTGCAGTCTGCTGATCATCTTCATTGTTTTCTTCGCGGGGTTCGTGTGCAACGCCTACTGGCTGTTCATCGATCTGCGGACCACGCCCTCTGGGCTGTATCCCATCTTGCAGAACTTGGGCTTCATCGTCAATGTGGCCCTTCAGATGTCGGCCGCCTGCTGGCACTGCCAGCAGAGCTACAACCTTGTGAGGCTCTATCCTCCCGACTTCTCCGTCTACTTACTTTCCTAACACCATCGTTTCAGGGTCGCGAGATCGGTTGTCTCATCTCCAAGCTGGTGAAGCCGCTGGGCAGCAGGCGCTACAACCATCTGGTCAGTGAGTTCTCCCTGCAGACGCTGCACCAGCGCTTTGTGGTCACCGCCAAGGACTTCTTCAGCCTCAATCTGCATCTGCTGAGTAGTGTAAGCGAATGGCCGCCATCGAGTGGGGGAGTGATGAGGCTTCAATCAATCCATTTCAGATGTTTGCAGCCGTCGTCACTTACTTGGTCATTCTCATACAGTTTATGTTTGCGGAGAGGAGTGCCAATGCGTATCCGGGATAGTGGATAGCAGAGGAGCGATGCTGGATTCCGCGAACAATCGTTTGGTAATTGTGGGATGGCAAACcgcaaataaataattaaatgcATAGAAACCATTAAAAACTTAGATGCAGATGCTTATAAGATTAgaaaaatacatttttgagCTCCCGCTGAATGCctataatatataaatatatatcttATGATTAAGCCAATTAATACAATATATTCCTGCACTCCGTCTATCCCATTTCCTCTCTGTATAAAAATTAAACATTAGGCGAAGTTTCTAATCAATTTTAAGAACTATTTGCATACATCCCACAAGAATTGAAAGCTTAAACAAACAATCCTCGAGCGAGCAGTGTTGAAAAACACTAAGAGACACCAAAAGTGCCGGAATAAGCAAAAATGAAACGCTATCATAAGTTCCTAATCAATTATAAAAGTTATTTGCACACATCCCTCATGGCAGGGCATCCCATCCCACACGTCACTGAAATCAGACAAACTTAAACAATCCATCCCAGAGCAGTGTTGGGAAGCGGCAGGAACATCGCGATGCCGACTAGCTTTGTCATAGTTGCCTCTGTGGCCCTAATTATTTATGCCGCCCACGCCGCAGTCCCCTCTCCCCAGTCCGGGTCGGAGCCGGAGTCGGGGccgggtgtgggtgtgggtatGGCCTGGGCGAAAAGTTAGATTGCGCAAAGTTTTATCTTCGCTTTCTTAAGCGCATTTTACAAGGAGGAGGCGGGCAGAACTACTTCACGCATATTAAACTGACATTTCACAAGCAGAAAACTTTTTCTAATATGCAAATTCATGCCGAATACCATGGAAGGGATAAAGCTGAGGCAGAggcacaggcagaggcaggagCACATCCTTGAATTAACACGTGCGAGTTCGCATTAATTTGTGTAAACTGGTGTTGGAACtgttcgggttcgggttcgggttaGGTTTTTCGCATGTGTTCGAGCGGCCCCCACCCGAAGAGCAGTTTTTGTCGTTAGCTATGCAAATGCCGAGGCATGTAAATATTATTTACCACACTGGCAGATGCTCAAGATGCTCGAGATGTAACTGTGCCGGCACTTGTGGCCCAAAATTAACATAGAACAACTGAAACAGTCgcctataaatatttatgaggCTCCTCGATTAGCACTCGTTTTAGCCAGCCAGCGACTACTTCTAGGTAATCGTTGGAAGGGGGTTTCATAAGCCTGGCCTGTACCCCTGGAACCCCTCGGTTCTACGAATCGattattatatttaaaaaGATGAGAATCGCTTAGGCTGATAATATTTTTAATACCTCTAATATTCTATTTATTGCAGGACCATCCCCAAGCCTCGGAATAACTGCCATGGAGTCCACTGGAAATGTTACCCATACAGTAAGACGATTTCTAATTTATTTACTATATTTATGATCAGCCTGCGGAATCCTCAAGATGTTAGAAAGCAGGCTGATTAATCCCTTACCACGATCTTCAACCCGTGATCCATCACCCAGAAGCGTGTCAATCCCTCTGCTTGTACGTTGAAACCTTTTCCAGCCAAAAATAAAGTAAAATGTAGCAACCTTTCAAGTAATTTTTAATGGGTCTTCAGTGGATAAAATCCCAAAATCAAAATCACTTTTGATCGATGGCAAGTTTTCCAATCGAAAGCAAGTCTTGTCCACTTTTCATCGCTTTTAAAGGCTTGGGCGGTGGCAAATTTCTGCACAGCAATAAGAGGTGTGCTAAGAGCGGTCTAATTGGTTTTTAGTGAATTATTAGCCAATCCAACTTTTCGACTAATATAAACTTGCATGCATGAATATTTTATCCACTTTACAAAGTGTTCAACTTTTTTGATGAATTTTCAATTCGAAGGCTTTGTCTTCACTCACAGCCACCGGCTGGGAATCATTTTTGGGGCCgaaagtttttaaatattcatAAAATTTGAACAGACGAACAGAACTTTGAAATGAAATTAGTCAAATGCACAAAAAGTTCATTTACACTCCATATACTCGTGCGACTCGCCCGGAAGCCCGTACTTACACAGTCCATTGTGCCCGG
The sequence above is a segment of the Drosophila miranda strain MSH22 chromosome 4, D.miranda_PacBio2.1, whole genome shotgun sequence genome. Coding sequences within it:
- the LOC108164200 gene encoding serine-rich adhesin for platelets isoform X4 produces the protein MDKSNTQKTVAIDSRSEAEKSLSEDSISDMMSQTAISDNPKIIVDAKDEAEKSLSEDSISDIMSEMAISDTPTIGVDANFFRDEAEKSLSEDSLSDMLSKMAIGDTHEKDEADMTIHMDIRDTSTIVVDAKHEAEKSLYEESTSYITSKMAISDTPTIVVDAKHEAEKSLYEESTSYITSKMAISDTPTIVVDAKHEAEKSLSEDSISDITSKMAIIDTSTIVVDTKDEAEKSLSEDSISDIMSKMAISDTPTIVVDAKHEAEKSLSEDSISDITSKMAISDTPTIVVDAKHEAEKSLSEDSISDITSKMAIIDTSTIVVDTKDEAEKSLSEDSISDIMSKMAISDTPTIVVDAKHEAEKSLSEDSISDITSKMAIIDTSTIVVDAKHEAEKSLSEDSISDIMSKMAISDTPTIVVDAKHEAEKSLYEESTSYITSKMAISDTPTIVVDAKHEAEKSLYEESTSYITSKMAISDTPTIVVDAKHEAEKSLYEDSISDITSKMAIIDTSTIVVDAKHEAEKSLYEESTSYITSKMAISDTPTIVVDAKHEAEKSLYEESTSYITSKMAISDTPTIVVDAKHEAEKSLSEDSISDITSKMAIIDTSTIVVDAKDEAEKSLSEDSISDIMSKMAISDTPTIVVDAKDEAEKNVSEDSISDVTSKMAISDTPTIVVDAKHEAEKSLYEESTSYITSKMAISDTPTIVVDAKHEAEKSLSEDSISDVTSKMAISDTPTIVVDAKDEAEKSGSQEVISDTTTQTDQISDSSKIVVDVENEAEKSVSHVCKTYLTTQMAVDDSLEIDCSRNAEAEDSVDQWPQKDTSVAVTFVEPKTVDTDDKGPEAEEQVPNIEEPVDTWGLLTGLQNHKTVASESDKVKKQVGSNSYRSGQLPVFMWDSSSEEDESVKPHVDINYENIFEDVSKLSAVEKHLQLLYRPFSCVIEMICRFNIFELCILISDSSYDPGCHPSVSVRTVNPTGLVKIYAGGKMVSTALTAESALTCLFKVVRMVEELDFKMDVNNLSQNIVHASFCMPFSLDLDRLYEQHTTKVTRNCRARPFITYSTEGEDIVFAVFPSGFVLVLHSTKHSKTRAAIAALLPILAQYKDGSTKQSEKQGRVCGDVSFKLLWEHRLEQDKDSQLLYS
- the LOC108164200 gene encoding serine-rich adhesin for platelets isoform X24, which codes for MAISDTPTIVVDAKHEAEKSLSEDSISDIMSKMAISDTPTIVVDAKHEAEKSLYEESTSYITSKMAISDTPTIVVDAKHEAEKSLYEESTSYITSKMAISDTPTIVVDAKHEAEKSLYEDSISDITSKMAIIDTSTIVVDAKHEAEKSLYEESTSYITSKMAISDTPTIVVDAKHEAEKSLYEESTSYITSKMAISDTPTIVVDAKHEAEKSLSEDSISDITSKMAIIDTSTIVVDAKDEAEKSLSEDSISDIMSKMAISDTPTIVVDAKDEAEKNVSEDSISDVTSKMAISDTPTIVVDAKHEAEKSLYEESTSYITSKMAISDTPTIVVDAKHEAEKSLSEDSISDVTSKMAISDTPTIVVDAKDEAEKSGSQEVISDTTTQTDQISDSSKIVVDVENEAEKSVSHVCKTYLTTQMAVDDSLEIDCSRNAEAEDSVDQWPQKDTSVAVTFVEPKTVDTDDKGPEAEEQVPNIEEPVDTWGLLTGLQNHKTVASESDKVKKQVGSNSYRSGQLPVFMWDSSSEEDESVKPHVDINYENIFEDVSKLSAVEKHLQLLYRPFSCVIEMICRFNIFELCILISDSSYDPGCHPSVSVRTVNPTGLVKIYAGGKMVSTALTAESALTCLFKVVRMVEELDFKMDVNNLSQNIVHASFCMPFSLDLDRLYEQHTTKVTRNCRARPFITYSTEGEDIVFAVFPSGFVLVLHSTKHSKTRAAIAALLPILAQYKDGSTKQSEKQGRVCGDVSFKLLWEHRLEQDKDSQLLYS
- the LOC108164200 gene encoding serine-rich adhesin for platelets isoform X3, with the translated sequence MDKSNTQKTVAIDSRSEAEKSLSEDSISDMMSQTAISDNPKIIVDAKDEAEKSLSEDSISDIMSEMAISDTPTIGVDANFFRDEAEKSLSEDSLSDMLSKMAIGDTHEKDEADMTIHMDIRDTSTIVVDAKHEAEKSLYEESTSYITSKMAISDTPTIVVDAKHEAEKSLYEESTSYITSKMAISDTPTIVVDAKHEAEKSLSEDSISDITSKMAIIDTSTIVVDTKDEAEKSLSEDSISDIMSKMAISDTPTIVVDAKDEAEKSLSEDSISDITSKMAISDTPTIVVDAKHEAEKSLSEDSISDITSKMAIIDTSTIVVDTKDEAEKSLSEDSISDIMSKMAISDTPTIVVDAKHEAEKSLSEDSISDITSKMAIIDTSTIVVDAKHEAEKSLSEDSISDIMSKMAISDTPTIVVDAKHEAEKSLYEESTSYITSKMAISDTPTIVVDAKHEAEKSLYEESTSYITSKMAISDTPTIVVDAKHEAEKSLYEDSISDITSKMAIIDTSTIVVDAKHEAEKSLYEESTSYITSKMAISDTPTIVVDAKHEAEKSLYEESTSYITSKMAISDTPTIVVDAKHEAEKSLSEDSISDITSKMAIIDTSTIVVDAKDEAEKSLSEDSISDIMSKMAISDTPTIVVDAKDEAEKNVSEDSISDVTSKMAISDTPTIVVDAKHEAEKSLYEESTSYITSKMAISDTPTIVVDAKHEAEKSLSEDSISDVTSKMAISDTPTIVVDAKDEAEKSGSQEVISDTTTQTDQISDSSKIVVDVENEAEKSVSHVCKTYLTTQMAVDDSLEIDCSRNAEAEDSVDQWPQKDTSVAVTFVEPKTVDTDDKGPEAEEQVPNIEEPVDTWGLLTGLQNHKTVASESDKVKKQVGSNSYRSGQLPVFMWDSSSEEDESVKPHVDINYENIFEDVSKLSAVEKHLQLLYRPFSCVIEMICRFNIFELCILISDSSYDPGCHPSVSVRTVNPTGLVKIYAGGKMVSTALTAESALTCLFKVVRMVEELDFKMDVNNLSQNIVHASFCMPFSLDLDRLYEQHTTKVTRNCRARPFITYSTEGEDIVFAVFPSGFVLVLHSTKHSKTRAAIAALLPILAQYKDGSTKQSEKQGRVCGDVSFKLLWEHRLEQDKDSQLLYS